A single Venturia canescens isolate UGA chromosome 1, ASM1945775v1, whole genome shotgun sequence DNA region contains:
- the LOC122419170 gene encoding uncharacterized protein isoform X2 → MRDTKYRQQKGCTEALMQGRKSSRKTKMDFVSSKGSEDQLLSDWLKCIHQTNREYERIIEDGVQFWIPFMAIPPPVVKELFKVSESCDFTPNTRYIALYLYDKFICNTFWEAYTSENGDDKGTTNSWEQTCKRISSQAKLRLMSCLQIASKMDTHSAGLRITQVISILREIDNKQEYTPNTILASEFKVFKTVGFKIPFCTPLDCAGILIKALGLEKIPQIIDIVVHLLDLSFLEHNQLYTNLRLKTNGRRARTEKEKKDFMAMEINSLYLGASVVLCTSLVYCWAPKNSQKLAAKLADLVTIDKYDLRLMADVLFAMAVQVENGKH, encoded by the exons ATGCGTGACACAAAGTATCGTCAACAAAAAGGTTGCACAGAAGCACTCATGCAAGGACGTAAAAGTAgtaggaaaacaaaaatggaTTTCGTGAGCAGTAAAG GATCGGAAGATCAATTGCTATCCGATTGGTTGAAATGTATTCATCAAACAAATCGTGAATACGAGCGAATAATCGAGGATGGCGTACAGTTTTGGATCCCATTTATGG CCATTCCTCCGCCAGTTGTCAAAGAGCTTTTCAAGGTGAGCGAGTCGTGCGATTTCACCCCAAACACGCGGTATATCGCGTTATATCTCTATGACAAATTCATATGTAACACTTTTTGGGAGGCTTACACGAGCGAAAATGGAGATGATAAAGGGACTACGAACTCTTGGGAACAAACGTGCAAAAGAATTTCCAGTCAAGCAAAACTTCGTCTAATGTCATGTTTACAAATAGCGAGTAAAATGGACACGCATTCTGCAGGCTTAAGGATAACACAG GTTATATCGATTCTTCGAGAAATCGACAACAAACAAGAATACACGCCAAACACAATTCTTGCGTCCGAGTTCAAAGTGTTCAAAACCGTTGGTTTCAAGATACCGTTTTGTACGCCCTTGGATTGTGCTGGAATTCTAATTAAGGCGTTGGGactcgaaaaaattccacaaatAATTGATATTGTCGTGCACTTATTGGATCTCTCTTTTCTTGag CACAACCAGCTGTACACAAATCTTCGGTTAAAAACAAACGGACGCCGTGCCCgaacagagaaagagaaaaaagatttcaTGGCAATGGAAATAAATTCCTTGTATTTGGGAGCTTCGGTTGTTTTATGTACTTCGCTCGTTTACTGTTGGGCGCCAAAAAACTCGCAGAAGCTCGCGGCAAAACTCGCCGATTTAGTCACCATCGACAAATACGATCTTAGGTTAATGGCTGACGTATTATTCGCCATGGCCGTTCAAGTCGAAAATGGAAAACATTGA
- the Scox gene encoding protein SCO1 homolog, mitochondrial — translation MSVLVFRSLGALRRCPSPIVTTTRNIKISSSRFEISKSNAEKQIKPSPVSWKSLGISAVLGAGLLGYMYYLREKKDIALARERRRHLGKAAIGGTFELVNSEGKLVKSQDFLGSWALIYFGFTHCPDICPDEIEKMVGVVNALEKDHNFKIHPIFISVDPSRDTPSVVGKYCKEFSEKIIGLTGNEEQVKNACKAYRVYFSSGPKDNDNDYIVDHTIIMYLVDPDGLFVDYYGQTQTVEQMVSSIILNKIKLEKIKSGSWLPSLPFSDKSTALA, via the exons ATGTCTGTACTGGTTTTTCGATCTTTGGGTGCTCTCAGACGGTGCCCCAGTCCAATTGTAACTACG AcaagaaacataaaaatttcatcatcgagatttgaaatttcaaaatcaaatgCCGAAAAGCAAATTAAGCCATCACCAGTTTCATGGAAAAGTCTCGGTATTTCAGCGGTCCTTGGGGCTGGTCTCCTCGGATATATGTATTACCtacgggaaaaaaaagatataGCTTTAGCTAGAGAAAGGAGACGTCATTTGGGAAAAGCCGCGATAGGTGGAACATTTGAATTAGTTAATTCAGAAGGGAAACTGGTCAAGTCACAAGACTTTCTTGGGAGCTGGGCATTAATTTATTTTGGATTTACTCACTGTCCTGACATATGTcctgatgaaattgaaaaaatggttggGGTTGTGAATGCCCTCG aaaaagaTCACAATTTTAAGATTCATCCGATATTCATAAGCGTTGATCCTTCTCGAGACACACCCAGCGTCGTTGGAAAATACTGTAAagaattttctgaaaaaatcattggacTTACCGGAAATGAAGAACAAGTTAAAAATGCTTGTAAAGCGTACAGAGTTTACTTCAGTAGCGGGCCGAAGGACAATGACAATGATTACATT GTTGATCACACCATAATTATGTATTTAGTGGATCCAGACGGTCTTTTTGTTGATTACTATGGACAAACACAAACCGTTGAACAAATGGTAAGCAGTATAATTCTCAACAAAATcaagttggaaaaaattaaGAGCGGTTCGTGGTTGCCTTCACTACCATTCAGCGATAAGTCAACAGCACTGGCATAA
- the LOC122419169 gene encoding coiled-coil domain-containing protein 50: MAKSILSSDTLPKAGRVNEVCREWLVHEDGALAYRLQDEEIKEHYTGNKVRNAQVREDLPRARIEQELEEIKYQSIVQEQEERDAMIARRVALNLEREERLKERNLHERMRNQLRLDDEAAQIEAQLEIQRRIQEEKDQELARKLQQEEEEYSVDTNDAPVDDQLLLDRKIAMEAQDAELARMLQEKERAKARRARERARQKKLERQQMQQLEAQSTTSIERPSRPDKLDIRPTYDKTRTRNQTQFEDPEEIQVLEDTGEDSRELPNVAAFIDPTYNGHTHRSTSSSSSNTVSPTYALPTPPQELMVDDAPCYMPIQGQRRTQIQSPSLSHEEKQKRRVKDGCKQQ, encoded by the exons ATGGCGAAGTCGATTTTAAGCTCGGACACTCTGCCTAAAGCTGGACGAGTCAACGAAG TTTGTCGCGAGTGGCTCGTTCATGAAGATGGTGCATTGGCTTATCGACTACAAGATGAAGAAA TCAAGGAACATTATACCGGCAACAAAGTAAGAAATGCACAAGTGCGAGAGGATTTACCCAGAGCTCGGATCGAACAAGAGTTGgaggaaataaaatatcagTCCATTGTTCAAGAACA AGAAGAAAGAGATGCTATGATAGCGAGACGAGTCGCTCTTAATTTGGAGCGTGAAGAACGTCTTAAGGAACGTAATCTTCATGAAAGGATGAGAAACCAATTGAGACTGGATGACGAAGCTGCCCAAATTGAAGCACAGCTGGAAATTCAACGCAGGATACAGGAAGAAAAAGATCAA gaGCTGGCGAGAAAATTGCAACAGGAGGAGGAAGAATATTCAGTGGATACGAATGATGCACCAGTGGACGATCAACTTTTGTTAGACCGTAAAATAGCAATGGAGGCGCAGGACGCCGAATTAGCGCGTATGTTACAAGAAAAAGAGCGTGCTAAAGCGCGTCGGGCGCGCGAACGTGCGAGGCAAAAAAAGTTGGAGCGTCAACAAATGCAGCAATTAGAAGCTCAGAGTACGACCTCGATTGAGAGACCATCCAGACCAGACAAACTTGATATTAGACCAACTTAtgataaaacaagaacacgtAATCAAACACAATTTGAGGATCCTGAAGAGATTCAAGTGTTGGAAGACACTGGTGAGGATTCGCGAGAATTGCCGAATGTCGCTGCGTTTATAGATCCAACTTACAATGGACACACGCATCGTAGCACATCAAGCAGCTCGAGTAATACCGTTAGCCCAACTTATGCTCTTCCAACACCACCTCAGGAACTAATGGTCGATGACGCACCGTGTTACATGCCGATTCAAGGCCAGCGACGAACACAAATACAATCACCTTCGCTCTCTCACGAGGAGAAACAGAAACGTAGGGTCAAAGATGGCTGTAAGCAGCAATAG
- the LOC122419170 gene encoding uncharacterized protein isoform X1: MRDTKYRQQKGCTEALMQGRKSSRKTKMDFVSSKDCGFVFPGSEDQLLSDWLKCIHQTNREYERIIEDGVQFWIPFMAIPPPVVKELFKVSESCDFTPNTRYIALYLYDKFICNTFWEAYTSENGDDKGTTNSWEQTCKRISSQAKLRLMSCLQIASKMDTHSAGLRITQVISILREIDNKQEYTPNTILASEFKVFKTVGFKIPFCTPLDCAGILIKALGLEKIPQIIDIVVHLLDLSFLEHNQLYTNLRLKTNGRRARTEKEKKDFMAMEINSLYLGASVVLCTSLVYCWAPKNSQKLAAKLADLVTIDKYDLRLMADVLFAMAVQVENGKH; the protein is encoded by the exons ATGCGTGACACAAAGTATCGTCAACAAAAAGGTTGCACAGAAGCACTCATGCAAGGACGTAAAAGTAgtaggaaaacaaaaatggaTTTCGTGAGCAGTAAAG ACTGTGGCTTCGTTTTTCCAGGATCGGAAGATCAATTGCTATCCGATTGGTTGAAATGTATTCATCAAACAAATCGTGAATACGAGCGAATAATCGAGGATGGCGTACAGTTTTGGATCCCATTTATGG CCATTCCTCCGCCAGTTGTCAAAGAGCTTTTCAAGGTGAGCGAGTCGTGCGATTTCACCCCAAACACGCGGTATATCGCGTTATATCTCTATGACAAATTCATATGTAACACTTTTTGGGAGGCTTACACGAGCGAAAATGGAGATGATAAAGGGACTACGAACTCTTGGGAACAAACGTGCAAAAGAATTTCCAGTCAAGCAAAACTTCGTCTAATGTCATGTTTACAAATAGCGAGTAAAATGGACACGCATTCTGCAGGCTTAAGGATAACACAG GTTATATCGATTCTTCGAGAAATCGACAACAAACAAGAATACACGCCAAACACAATTCTTGCGTCCGAGTTCAAAGTGTTCAAAACCGTTGGTTTCAAGATACCGTTTTGTACGCCCTTGGATTGTGCTGGAATTCTAATTAAGGCGTTGGGactcgaaaaaattccacaaatAATTGATATTGTCGTGCACTTATTGGATCTCTCTTTTCTTGag CACAACCAGCTGTACACAAATCTTCGGTTAAAAACAAACGGACGCCGTGCCCgaacagagaaagagaaaaaagatttcaTGGCAATGGAAATAAATTCCTTGTATTTGGGAGCTTCGGTTGTTTTATGTACTTCGCTCGTTTACTGTTGGGCGCCAAAAAACTCGCAGAAGCTCGCGGCAAAACTCGCCGATTTAGTCACCATCGACAAATACGATCTTAGGTTAATGGCTGACGTATTATTCGCCATGGCCGTTCAAGTCGAAAATGGAAAACATTGA
- the LOC122419174 gene encoding tubulin polymerization-promoting protein homolog encodes MATFEQQFTAFAKFGDTASDGKVLNLSKSDKWMKQAKVFDKNLTTTDSAITFNKFKKKTLTLAEYKQYVEALAKAKNVDPKVLFDKMTSCGAPGLSGVTETTTDDITARMTDTSKFTGSHKERFDKDGKGKGKDGRE; translated from the exons ATGGCAACTTTCGAACAACAATTTACGGCATTTGCGAAATTCGGAGACACCGCATCGGACGGTAAGGTACTGAATCTTTCGAAAAGCGACAAATGGATGAAGCAAGCCAAAGTTTTCGACAAAAATCTCACCACTACCGACTCGGCGATAACGTTCAACAAATTCAA aaaGAAGACACTGACGCTGGCGGAATACAAACAATACGTCGAGGCTTTGGCCAAGGCTAAGAACGTCGATCCAAAAGTCCTTTTCGATAAAATGACATCGTGTGGAGCACCGGGCTTATCCGGAGTCACG GAAACTACGACGGACGATATAACTGCGAGGATGACCGACACGAGTAAATTCACCGGGTCTCACAAGGAACGTTTCGACAAAGATGGCAAGGGCAAGGGCAAAGATGGACGAGAGTAA
- the LOC122419170 gene encoding uncharacterized protein isoform X3, with protein MAYSFGSHLWVRVKYSYHNKNIGSTTRLVNQRLFNLSIPPPVVKELFKVSESCDFTPNTRYIALYLYDKFICNTFWEAYTSENGDDKGTTNSWEQTCKRISSQAKLRLMSCLQIASKMDTHSAGLRITQVISILREIDNKQEYTPNTILASEFKVFKTVGFKIPFCTPLDCAGILIKALGLEKIPQIIDIVVHLLDLSFLEHNQLYTNLRLKTNGRRARTEKEKKDFMAMEINSLYLGASVVLCTSLVYCWAPKNSQKLAAKLADLVTIDKYDLRLMADVLFAMAVQVENGKH; from the exons ATGGCGTACAGTTTTGGATCCCATTTATGGGTTCGTGTAAAATATTcgtatcataataaaaacataGGATCAACCACCCGATTGGTCAATCAGCGTCTGTTCAATCTTT CCATTCCTCCGCCAGTTGTCAAAGAGCTTTTCAAGGTGAGCGAGTCGTGCGATTTCACCCCAAACACGCGGTATATCGCGTTATATCTCTATGACAAATTCATATGTAACACTTTTTGGGAGGCTTACACGAGCGAAAATGGAGATGATAAAGGGACTACGAACTCTTGGGAACAAACGTGCAAAAGAATTTCCAGTCAAGCAAAACTTCGTCTAATGTCATGTTTACAAATAGCGAGTAAAATGGACACGCATTCTGCAGGCTTAAGGATAACACAG GTTATATCGATTCTTCGAGAAATCGACAACAAACAAGAATACACGCCAAACACAATTCTTGCGTCCGAGTTCAAAGTGTTCAAAACCGTTGGTTTCAAGATACCGTTTTGTACGCCCTTGGATTGTGCTGGAATTCTAATTAAGGCGTTGGGactcgaaaaaattccacaaatAATTGATATTGTCGTGCACTTATTGGATCTCTCTTTTCTTGag CACAACCAGCTGTACACAAATCTTCGGTTAAAAACAAACGGACGCCGTGCCCgaacagagaaagagaaaaaagatttcaTGGCAATGGAAATAAATTCCTTGTATTTGGGAGCTTCGGTTGTTTTATGTACTTCGCTCGTTTACTGTTGGGCGCCAAAAAACTCGCAGAAGCTCGCGGCAAAACTCGCCGATTTAGTCACCATCGACAAATACGATCTTAGGTTAATGGCTGACGTATTATTCGCCATGGCCGTTCAAGTCGAAAATGGAAAACATTGA